The Mangrovibacillus cuniculi sequence ACTAAAAGCCCCAATTGCTATTATTGATAAGCGTCGTCCAAAACCAAATGTAGCAGAAGTAATGAACATCGTAGGTCACGTCGAAGGAAGAACGGCCATTTTGATTGACGATATCATTGATACAGCAGGAACCATTACTTTAGCTGCTAATGCTTTAATTGAAAATGGAGCAAAAGCAGTATACGCTTGCTGTACGCATCCAGTATTATCTGGTCCTGCAATTGAACGTATCAATAACTCATCAATTGAAGAATTAGTTGTAACCAACTCGATTCTTTTAGCAGAAGAGAAAAAAGGTAATAAAATTGTAGAACGTTCTGTTGCTCCATTAATCGGTGAAGCAATTATCCGCGTTCATGAAGATCAGTCTGTGAGTACGTTATTTATATAAGACACTTGAAAGGAGCGAACCTCATCTTTGGGGTTCGTTTCTTTTTGTTTAAGTAGGTTATAGCCTTTGTAGCCGGAATTTACGATATGCAAAAGAGTTGATTTGTATATAGGTCTGAATATCTATTTTTCGGCATTTTGTTTATTTTATAGCTAATTGGGGAATTTTCTAAGTAGATAACGATTAAAAAGTGATCTGATTAGGAGAGTGGATATTTATGACAACATTACAAGCGGAAACTCGTACAAATTTTAAAAGATCTGATTTACGAAAAATTCGAGAAGCTGGATCATTCCCAGCTGTAGTATATGGAAATAATACTACTAACACTGCAATCGCTGTTAACGAAGCGGAATTTATTAAACTAATAAGAGAAGTGGGACGAAACGGAATTATCTCTCTATCGATTGATGGTAAATCAGTAAATGCAGTATTAACAGACTATCAAACAAACCCATTAAAAGAGGAAATTGTCCATGCGGATTTCTTAGCAGTTAACAAGAACTCTGAGATCCAAGCAGATGTTCGTATTGATTTAATAGGAGAATCAAAAGGGGTGAAGGAAGGTGGAGTCCTTCAACAGCCACTACATGAAGTTTCTGTAACTGCCAAAGCGGGTTCTGTGCCTCAAGTTATTGAAGTAGACGTAACAAACTTAGAGATTGGTGATAGTATTGCGATAAGCGACATTTCTGTGCCAAATGGAGTCACATTGAATATTGATACAGAAACAACAGTAGCATCTATTCTTCCTCCGCAACAAGAAGAGGTCATCGATTCTGGCGAAAAGCAATCCGAAGGGGAAGATGATAGTGTAGCTGATGAAGATGGTGCAAAAGAAGAGTAAGATATAAAATGTAAGTAAGAATAATGAAAAAAAAGACTGTTGAGTTTCTCAACAGTCTTTTTTACAGGATAGATTCTTCGCTTAAACTAGTGTTTGTTCGTTAAAAAAGATACAATGAAGGATAAGTATGTGTTTTAAATGGAGTGAACGAAAAATGAAGTTAATAGTAGGCTTAGGTAACGTAGGAAGTCAGTATGATCGTACAAGGCATAATATTGGTTTTGAAGTAATAGATGAATTAGCAAGAAGATGGAATGCCCCATTACAACAAATGAAGTTTAAAGGTGTATACAGTTCTACTGTAATAAACGGGGAGAAGGTGTACTTTCTTAAACCTTTAACGTACATGAATTTATCGGGTGAGTGTATTAGGCCATTTATGGACTATTTCAATATAGAAACAGAAGACTTGGTCGTCTTATATGATGATCTAGATTTACCAGTTGGTAAGATAAGATTAAGACAAAAAGGTAGTGCCGGTGGACATAATGGAATTAAGTCAACAATTGCACATTTAGGAACACAGGAGTTTAACCGAATACGAATTGGTGTGGACAGACCTAAAAATGGTATGAGCGTACCAAATTATGTATTAGGTAAATTTTCAAAAGAAGAGTGGGCAGAGATGGAGCAGGTAATTAAAACTTGTGCAGATGCATGTGAATCTTGGACAAAACAGGCATTTCTCCAAGTAATGAATGAATATAATTAAGGTAACGTATAGCTCCTAAGTACCGTGTTTATACTAGTTATTAAAGTGTTAGACCGGCTAAGGAGGGACAAGAGGCATGATTCATTACGTATGTAGACATTGTCATGTTCATATGGGTACGTTAGAAGAGAAAGTAGATTCCGTTAAATTAGGTTG is a genomic window containing:
- a CDS encoding 50S ribosomal protein L25/general stress protein Ctc, yielding MTTLQAETRTNFKRSDLRKIREAGSFPAVVYGNNTTNTAIAVNEAEFIKLIREVGRNGIISLSIDGKSVNAVLTDYQTNPLKEEIVHADFLAVNKNSEIQADVRIDLIGESKGVKEGGVLQQPLHEVSVTAKAGSVPQVIEVDVTNLEIGDSIAISDISVPNGVTLNIDTETTVASILPPQQEEVIDSGEKQSEGEDDSVADEDGAKEE
- the pth gene encoding aminoacyl-tRNA hydrolase, producing MKLIVGLGNVGSQYDRTRHNIGFEVIDELARRWNAPLQQMKFKGVYSSTVINGEKVYFLKPLTYMNLSGECIRPFMDYFNIETEDLVVLYDDLDLPVGKIRLRQKGSAGGHNGIKSTIAHLGTQEFNRIRIGVDRPKNGMSVPNYVLGKFSKEEWAEMEQVIKTCADACESWTKQAFLQVMNEYN